A genomic region of Gemmatimonadota bacterium contains the following coding sequences:
- a CDS encoding 3-oxoacyl-ACP reductase FabG, whose product MSNLKNKVALITGAGGEHGIGRAIALRFAREGADIVICDIDANARGDWAGLPAVIEEIEAMGRRVLATEVDVTSAEQVEQMVQAALARFGKIDILVNNAGAPAGPDRVPVAELEEDVFDHVHRVNVKGTFLCSRAIVRHLIKRNNGGKIINISSTSGLRGIARFAAYCSSKFAVIGFTQSLAHEMGPYGIQVNAICPGLIETERLHGIASGLKPRETSIEDFRAQMVERTSQNNPLGRIGQPEDVANVAAFLASPDGDYMTGQAISVSGGAAMVH is encoded by the coding sequence ATGTCCAATCTCAAAAACAAAGTCGCCCTGATAACCGGTGCTGGAGGTGAACACGGTATCGGACGTGCAATAGCGCTGCGTTTTGCGCGAGAAGGTGCCGATATTGTTATCTGTGATATAGATGCAAATGCCCGCGGCGACTGGGCTGGATTGCCCGCGGTTATCGAAGAAATCGAAGCAATGGGACGACGGGTTCTCGCAACAGAAGTCGATGTAACCAGCGCAGAGCAAGTCGAACAAATGGTACAGGCTGCACTCGCGCGCTTTGGCAAAATCGACATCCTCGTCAACAACGCGGGTGCCCCCGCCGGACCGGACCGCGTACCCGTTGCCGAATTAGAAGAAGACGTATTCGACCACGTTCACCGCGTAAATGTCAAAGGCACCTTCTTGTGTTCCCGCGCCATTGTCCGCCACCTCATCAAACGGAACAACGGGGGCAAAATTATCAACATCTCATCGACCTCGGGACTGCGCGGAATCGCCAGATTCGCGGCCTATTGCTCCTCAAAATTTGCCGTCATCGGATTCACGCAAAGCCTCGCCCATGAAATGGGACCTTACGGCATTCAGGTCAACGCAATTTGCCCCGGCCTCATTGAAACCGAACGCCTGCACGGCATAGCCAGCGGATTAAAACCCAGAGAAACGTCGATCGAAGACTTTAGAGCGCAAATGGTCGAACGCACCTCTCAGAACAATCCACTCGGACGCATTGGGCAGCCAGAAGATGTTGCAAACGTCGCGGCATTTCTGGCCTCTCCCGATGGCGATTACATGACCGGACAGGCAATCAGCGTATCGGGCGGAGCGGCCATGGTGCATTAG